Proteins encoded within one genomic window of Humulus lupulus chromosome 1, drHumLupu1.1, whole genome shotgun sequence:
- the LOC133812665 gene encoding uncharacterized protein LOC133812665: protein MDSFDFNGVSDEKRSSTSKQLYNRIISLAKLFRFAELCVALFLLMWIFTRLPLAVEISGGYCRQVAGFLTSPLFVFLLCNIIVVTILVNSGRLSVRNQIVDETESELYETIVKNSRDRKHDSPSKNDIALSETEGTTVYEDKQVISEVNTTVTIKEAVTDHFDPYSDFPKLNRRWKSEKFERECEEDNHGDNHLQRSESEKCMEIVVSDRERHPIENLASHEKLSDDDFNRIVEAFIAKQLKFRRREHGHGGASELHHGDLEYEKSEVSRLCSSHATITTING from the coding sequence ATGGATTCGTTTGATTTCAATGGCGTTTCTGATGAGAAGAGGAGCTCGACGTCGAAGCAGTTGTACAATCGCATCATAAGTCTCGCGAAGCTGTTTCGTTTCGCGGAGCTCTGCGTCGCTCTGTTTCTCCTCATGTGGATCTTCACTCGGCTTCCTCTCGCCGTTGAGATCTCCGGCGGTTACTGTCGTCAGGTCGCAGGCTTCTTAACTAGTCCTCTCTTCGTTTTCTTGCTCTGTAACATCATCGTCGTTACCATACTGGTCAATTCCGGCAGACTCTCCGTCCGAAACCAGATCGTCGACGAAACCGAGTCCGAACTCTACGAGACAATCGTTAAAAACAGCAGGGACCGTAAGCACGACTCGCCATCCAAAAATGACATCGCGTTGAGTGAGACGGAGGGAACGACGGTCTACGAAGACAAACAGGTGATATCGGAGGTGAACACGACGGTCACCATTAAAGAAGCTGTTACGGATCACTTCGATCCATATTCGGACTTTCCAAAACTTAACAGGCGATGGAAGTCGGAGAAATTCGAGCGAGAGTGTGAGGAGGACAACCATGGCGATAATCATCTCCAACGATCGGAATCGGAGAAGTGCATGGAGATTGTCGTTTCTGATCGCGAACGACATCCGATCGAAAATTTAGCTTCTCACGAAAAATTGAGTGACGATGATTTCAACCGCATAGTGGAGGCATTCATCGCCAAACAGTTGAAATTCCGTCGCCGGGAGCATGGTCACGGCGGAGCTAGCGAGCTTCACCATGGAGATTTGGAATACGAGAAGTCGGAGGTGTCGCGACTCTGTTCATCTCACGCCACGATCACAACAATCAACGGCTAA